A region from the Aegilops tauschii subsp. strangulata cultivar AL8/78 chromosome 5, Aet v6.0, whole genome shotgun sequence genome encodes:
- the LOC109773855 gene encoding NAD(P)H-quinone oxidoreductase subunit L, chloroplastic — protein sequence METTASWRLLPAASSPRPSLLQARRQATFPSSLQQPAISKSRILCLLHDKPAPTAQSSQLQKLASVLQCGAVWAAVQAPAALATVSGEEDLDLLGILPPVAAIAFVYLFVAPPIIMNWMRLRWFKRKFVETYLQFMFTYLFFPGLMLWAPFVNFRKFPRDKTMKYPWSKPKEGTPLFKDRYPQIDSFREKYY from the exons ATGGAGACCACCGCCTCATGGCGCCTCCTCCCGGCTGCGTCCTCGCCGCGTCCCTCCCTGCTTCAAGCCAGACGGCAGGCGACCTTCCCTTCGTCTCTTCAACAGCCGGCGATCTCCAAGTCCAGGATCCTCTGCCTTCTCCATGACAAG CCTGCCCCTACCGCCCAGAGCTCGCAGCTGCAGAAGCTGGCCTCCGTGTTGCAGTGCGGCGCCGTCTGGGCAGCA GTGCAGGCCCCGGCTGCTCTGGCGACGGTGAGCGGGGAGGAGGACCTCGACCTCCTGGGGATCCTGCCGCCGGTGGCCGCGATCGCCTTCGTCTACCTCTTCGTTGCTCCC CCGATTATCATGAACTGGATGAGGCTGAGGTGGTTCAAGCGCAAGTTCGTCGAGACGTACCTGCAGTTCATGTTCACTTACCTCTTCTTCCCCGG TTTGATGCTGTGGGCACCGTTCGTCAATTTCAGAAAGTTCCCAAGGGATAAAACCATGAAGTACCCTTGGTCAAAACCCAAGGAAGGCACCCCGCTGTTCAAGGACAGATACCCACAAATTGACTCCTTCAGAGAGAAGTACTACTAG
- the LOC109773869 gene encoding LOW QUALITY PROTEIN: probable cadmium/zinc-transporting ATPase HMA1, chloroplastic (The sequence of the model RefSeq protein was modified relative to this genomic sequence to represent the inferred CDS: substituted 1 base at 1 genomic stop codon), with the protein MQFLAASAPSSSAPRLQLSARLSRPRPFAHLRRRCAPHLPSKPLPLAPVSRVLLPRARRSLAFTPRAHSNHHGHGHGHCHCHHGANVHGGGGGATVMRLARAIGWADVADALRDHLQACCISLGLLLIAAACPHVAPLNSVGRLQAALIAVAFPLVGFMIHRAVLHHSVGKDKDLPKVVLQSFESLPGRGVFATLSITKMTLFHFEDEPRPGACEVISTLREKAKLRIMMLTGDHESSALRVAKAVCIDEVHCCLKPEDKLNKVKAVSRRGGSLIMVGDGINDAPALAAATVGVVLAQRASATAVAAADVLLLQDDICGVPFCIAKARQTTSLVKQSVGLALTCILLAALSSVLGFLPLWLTVLVHEGGTLLVCLNSIRALNAPTWSLADEIRQLVDGLRKYISAKLSSSSNXAANTAPL; encoded by the exons ATGCAGTTCCTcgcggcttcagccccctcgtcctCCGCGCCGCGGCTCCAGCTCTCCGCCCGCCTCTCGAGGCCCCGTCCCTTCGCgcacctccgccgccgctgcgcTCCCCATCTCCCATCCAAGCCGCTGCCCCTGGCACCCGTGTCTCGGGTCCTACTCCCGCGGGCACGGCGCTCCCTGGCCTTCACGCCCCGCGCCCACAGCAACCAccacgggcacgggcacgggcactGCCATTGCCACCACGGGGCGAACGTGCATGGGGGAGGCGGGGGCGCGACGGTCATGCGGTTGGCGAGGGCGATCGGGTGGGCCGACGTCGCCGACGCGCTGCGGGATCACCTGCAGGCCTGCTGCATCTCCCTCGGTCTCCTCCTGATCGCCGCCGCCTGCCCACACGTGGCGCCGCTCAACTCCGTCGGGCGTCTGCAGGCCGCGCTCATCGCCGTCGCCTTCCCTCTTGTCGGG TTTATGATTCATAGGGCAGTGTTACATCACTCTGTTGGGAAGGACAAGGACCTCCCAAAAGTTGTTCTACAAAGCTTCGAGTCCTTACCTGGTAGAGGAGTTTTTGCTACCTTAAGCATCACAA AGATGACCCTTTTCCACTTCGAGGATGAACCCCGTCCTGGTGCCTGTGAAGTTATATCCACCTTAAGAGAGAAAGCAAAACTTCGCATCATGATGCTCACTGGAGATCATGAATCAAGTGCTCTGAGAGTTGCTAAAGCTGTTTGTATTGATGAAGTGCACTGCTGTTTGAAGCCAGAGGACAAACTGAATAAAGTAAAGGCAGTTTCAAGGCGAG GTGGGAGTTTAATAATGGTCGGCGATGGTATAAATGACGCGCCAGCTCTTGCAGCTGCAACTGTCGGTGTCGTTCTAGCTCAACGTGCCAGTGCAACAGCAGTAGCTGCTGCAGATGTTCTGTTATTGCAGGATGATATCTGCGGGGTGCCATTTTGTATCGCTAAAGCTCGTCAAACAACTTCACTG GTCAAGCAAAGTGTAGGGCTTGCCCTAACTTGTATCCTTCTTGCTGCGCTTTCTTCTGTCTTGGGATTTCTTCCTCTTTGGTTGACG GTTCTTGTTCATGAAGGAGGAACCCTTCTTGTCTGCTTGAACTCGATACGAGCCCTCAATGCCCCTACATGGTCTTTGGCAGACGAGATCCGACAACTAGTTGATGGCCTGAGGAAGTATATCTCGGCAAAGTTGAGCAGCTCCTCAAATTAGGCAGCTAATACTGCCCCGTTGTAG